The DNA window GAAACTCCAAGAAGTTAAATAAACTGCTCAGGATGTGAGGGACAGATccaggctctggaatcaggcaGACCTGGGCCAGGTCCATGCCTCACTTGCCATGTGACCGTGGTCATCTTctgagcttcagtctcctcacctgtaagagGTAATGGGATTTACTTCCCTGGAAGAGGATTAAATGGAAATCATGCATAGAAAAGCACAATGGgtagcacagagtaagtgctaaAAATGTTGGCTGTTATTATTTCagacagggaaaaagaaaggaggcaaagaataggtaattttttcccctttatcaaAGTGGCTTCTTTATttcaagaacagaaaataaaactatcatttgGGCAGCTGCTCCAGTTTTgtccaaaataatttatttaccagccttacaaaaaaatatgttggcaagagaaaaataaaagtcctgTAGGAGCAGGGAAGCCTCTCCTTCCTTCCGGCGGCTCCCCTGGGACCCTGCCAGAGAGTGGGGAGTTGGCTGAGGGGCGCCCCCAAGCCCAGGGTGGATCCAAGAGTAAGAGGTCTGGAAGTGGAGGACTGTCCTGAGTCCTCCTTGCCGTGGGGGCCGACCCAGCGGACACCGAGGCACTTGTAGGCAAAGGCTGGAGGCCCTCACCCCCTTGGGAGGGGTGAGGGCTGTGTCCTGGGAGGacaaggtggggaggaggggatgctGAGGGCTGTCGGGGAGAAGCCGCCAGCTCAGTCGGTCTCTGAGGCGAGGCTCCTGGGCCGGGGCTGAGGGGGGATAACCGGGGGAGTGGGGGCCCTGCCTGCAGCCTCaggggcccctccctcctctgcggCCGCCCCCAGGTCCACATCGGCAGGTGCGCTCAGAGAGACTGGGACGAGGGAGACTGGCCCCGGGGAGGCCGGGCTGGGGGAGGCTGGTGGGGGCCGGCTCTGGCGCCGGGCAGgctggggggcagtggggggcaACGGGGGTGGCACCATGGGGGCCCGGAGGCTGCTGCCAACCAGACGGCGGGGCAGAGCCCGGGGGGTCGCAGGGCTGCCAGAgccagggggcgggggtggggctggaggggagccGCGGGTGCTGGAGACCTGGGGGGGCGGCATAGTGGGTCTGGCCGGCGCTGGGCGCTTGGctgtggaggaaggagaggggcgGTTAGGCATTCACACTGCCTGCGGCAAATCCCCAAGCTCGATGCCACCTTGGGATCTTCGAATCTGCTGTATCTGCCGTTTGCTCTGCCGGGAACAGTTTCCACGCTGGCTGCTCACCATTCGGGCCTCCGTGCACGTCTGTCCTCAGCTAGAgggcccctcccccgccctgccccagtTACTGGCATATTTTCCAGTCGTATTTTCTTCATGGGACTTCTTGCCCTCTGAAATGATCTCGTCAGTTTTAATTTTGCTCGATTACTGCTTGTCTCCCTGACTAGAATGTAAACTGAGTGAGGCCAGCTGACGTCCAGCTGGCTAGCGCAGTGTACGTGCTCAGTGCAGAGCTGCTGAATTAAGAACTGCTGCGTGTTCCACCTGCCACCTGGGTCCTCCTCACTTCCTCTCAGAAGCCCACCAGAACTGCCGCACCCCAGCGCTCAGATCCCCCTGCACAGTCCAACCTCACAAGGCAGCCGAGGGGCTAGGTGGGGCAGGACATCTGGCCCCTGGTCCTAGCTCTGTCTCCACCCACTGGAGGGCCTGGGCAAATCACTTGCCCCcgggagcctcagtttcttcatcggTGAGATAAGATGACAGCCTTGACCTCCCAGGGCTGACGTGAGGACCAGTGCAGGTGATGCTGTGACCGTCCTTTGACTTGTGCTCCAGTGAGCAAACATCCTGCTTGCACCCCATCCAGGAAAGGTGGCTAGAAGCCCCCTCCCGTAAGGAGATCCCTGTGCGACCTGCCAGCTCCTGCTGGTCCAGAGGCTCCTGATGCTGCTCCATCTACTCCCATCCGGGTGGAAAACTCTAGAGCCTCCTGGGCTGGGTGTCCCAAGTGTCCTAGTTACCCTGGCAGACTCTGCACCTGAACCCTCGGCCTCCTCACCTGCCTGGCTTTAGGCCACCTGAACAGGTGAATGCACCAAAGGGGCTCAGAAGGAGGCTACCAagccaccactaccaccaccaccgcccTCCTTCGCTGTCTTTTGAAgaccccatcctccctctccacTCTGTGATCCCTGGTCTTCTTGAGGGACTGAACTCCACCGCCCCCAACACTCAATCGCTGACCTTTAtcgagcatttactgtgtgctgggTATGGGCCAGGCAGCACCATTTAATTCTCCAAACAGCCCTACAAGGCAGGTGCAGTTATTGTCCCATtccacagaggaggaagctgaggcacagacaggtgaagtcacctgcccaaggtcacagagctggaatCTGAACCCAGAGTGTCCGGCAGCAAACCTGGGCCCTTAGCCACCTGGATTCCTGGTCTCCCCTGGCTTTCTGAAAACATGGGACAGTCTGGGATTGCCCggcccctctccctgcccaccctctgccccccttctcctcccacagCCAACTCACTCCTCCGAGCCATGTCCTCTGTTGGGGTCGCTGCCTCCAGGGAGCTCCTACTGACCTTGGGGGAGGCTGGTCTGCGGGGTGCCTCAGACTCTGCCCTGCGAGGGAAGGAGAGGGTCAGGGTCAGCCTTGGCCATCACCCAGAGGACTCCTGGAATCCTGGGGAGATTCCCAGCCAACAGGCTGAGTTTGGGTCCTCCTAGGAGTTGTTCTCCACCACTTTGTGGCTGGGCCTGGGATCTGATAAGACGCTTCTGGCATGGGCCAGAGTTTGTATCCACTGAGCCCTGGCTGCTGTGTGACACTGCGACAGTGTCTGAGGTCCCTCATGTGACCAAGATGTGGGGTAGAAAGCAGGGCCTCCCCTGTATCTCAGCTCTCAGCCTCCATGTGATCTTTACGGGATGTTCTGGCCACTAGAAGCCAGAGAACGGACGAGAAGCAGGGGAGGAGGCCAGGGCTCATTCCTGGCTCTGTTCCATTGGCTACTCCTTGGGGAGGCCTTTCCTGAGCCCCCCTTGCCTGACTCCTGTTCCCTACTCGACCCCCCGACCCTGCTCTACTGTCCTTCGTAGCACACATCACCGCCTGACATTATACTGTGTCTTTATCGGTGTTCTGGTTGATTCTGTCTCCCCACTCCCTGGAATGCGAGCTCTAAGGGCAGCATTTGTCTGTCTTGCGCATCTGAGGAAATTCATGGTTTGGGCCCCAGCAATCTGTGATAACTGATCAATACCCGCTGGGTACGGAGGAAACATGGCACCATGTTAAACCTCCCGATTTAAAGGATCAAAGAGAAGACTGGAAGGTACAGAATTTACACATTCCAAAATGATCAGTTCCCTAGTTCCCTAAATCTCCAGGGTCTgaaacagcgcctggcacacagtaggtgcccagtAAAGAACCATATAACACAGAAGGGAACACATCAGAGGTTGAGAAGAATATGCCTGTGAGGTCTCTATCCTACCCACTCCAAACTGGGAAACCTGGTATTTGggatgaaaatataataattatatttcctAAAATGCTACTGGACACCCTGAGAGATGGTGTCTCAGGCTAGGCATCTCAAGGCCAGGACAGGGGCCATTCACACCCATCAGTCCTTACCTTTCCTTGAGAGCCactgaggctggggcaggggccgGAGCCAGAGCTGGTACAGGGGCCGGGGTGGGTGTGGCAATCGATGGAAGCTCCTCAGAAGCCGGCCTGTCGCTGACCTTGTCCTGGGGTGCAGGCGCTGAGAACAGGCCTGACACGTTGAAGTTGATATCTGCAGACAGAAGGGAGCAGATCTGAACTTACAGAGCTTCCTCAGGCCTCCCCTCCTCAGCCGGTGTTGGGACCACTTTCCCTTTCTCTGGATGTTGTCTGGACCATGTTTCGCCTTCCCACTCCCAGGTGGGCCTCACAAGAATCCCACGAAGCAGGcatcatcacccccattttacagatgagaaactgaggctcagagtggagGAGCCATTTCCTCCAGGCCTCGTGGTGAGTTTGCAGGGTTGCCAGGGACTGAAGCTGAGTCTGGAGGGCACCAAGCTGGGCAGATGAAGGCACGAAAAGGGACACGTTCACAAAGGCGGGAGCTTTACCTCCAGGGAAGAGGGTGTCTGCATTCTGTATCAGAGCCTCGACCATGCCCACCACCTGGATGGATGAGACGGAGGCTGCATCCAGCTGGGCCAGGTCCCTGGgacaaaaagaaagtgaaagtgaGTCATCATTTAGCAAAGTCTAGTGACCCCAACTCtctggccctgtgctgggcactggggacacaaGGATCAGGTGAATAACCCCTCACATATCACAGctctttacagtttacaaaacatTTCTCCGTTTATTATCTCATCTAACTCCCAAAGCAAACATCCTCAATGTCTGTCTCGTTTCtctccaatttacagatgaggaaatgaaggtccAGAGTGACTTCCTAAGGCCCATCTCTGgaaagtggggggcggggggggggggcgcgctAGAATCAGATCTCTGGGCTCCCAGCTCCCCGTAACAGGCCACCAAGCACCCCATTACTGCCTTTACCCAGAATGCCTATCTCCAAAGCCCCATGAGATCCATGATCCCTTTGGCCGCTCGTCACAGCAGCCTTGACAATTACTCcaaggatggggaaactgaggcccaggggaaAAGTAAGCAGCAGatgttgggggggaggggactGCCACCTTCCCCCCAACCTGTGGCCACTCACCCTTCTTTCTCAGGGGGCCACAGCAGGTTGGGCCCCAGGACAATGGCGATGTTGCTGGGTGTCATCTTGTTCACCTCCTGCGCCTCGGCCAGCAGTGCCAGGAACTTCATCAGGTACCTGGGGCGTGGGAGGGGGACTTGGACCAGGGGCAGGGCATCTTGGGCCATGAACACCCATGGATGCCCCCCGAGACCTGAGACTTCTCCAGCCTGGGATTGCCAAAGAGTGGCAAAGACACCACACAGGACGTTTAGGAACATTTTTACTAGTTACGTTAGCTGACCTACTGAACACCACCTACGTGTCAGGCACTAAGTTGAGAACCTCCCAGCCACCCTACAGAGTAGGGACTGTTATGCTCCAAGTCTTCCACATGAGGGTGCCGAGGCACAGAGAGTTAAATTGCTAGCCTAGGACCACATAGCGGCAGAGGTGGGATTTAAAGCCGGGTGGTGTGGCTTCCAGGTTCAAGGTATGTGTTCAGTTCCATGTCTCGTATAACAAAAATACAGTTAATACATCAAAGTGGTATTTTCCGAAATATTGCTTAGGACAAGGATACCAGCCCATGGCCCTGAAGTGGTAGCTGGGCCTTGGCTGGGGGAGGCCTGGGTGTGGGCTGGGGGCTCACCTGAGGTTGCTGAGGTTCTCACGGGGCAGGCGGCTACACACCTCCTGGAGGGCCTCCAGCCGGGCTCCTGGCTCCTTCAGGCTGTGGACGGGGCAGAGACCTGGTGAGCCCGCCCTGGGTGGCCCCTCTGTAGCCTCATCCTCCCCAGCACCTGCCCCCCGCCATCCTCACCTGGCTGCCCTCATCCAGTCATCATAGAGGTCAAAGGTCATCAGGGGCTCCGGCAGCTCCCGCAGGTAGGACTTGAGGGCACCTGGAGTGGTGGCGGGGGCTCAGATgcagccctcccagcccccaactTTACCCCCAGTCCTCAGCTCTCTCCATGTTAGGAACCTTTAGCTCTTGTTCACACTAATGTGTCTAGGTCTGATCATTTCTTTGGGCCACGGGCCCTTTTGAGAAAATGATGAAGCCTAGTGATGTTGTCCGCAGAAAAACATACACACGTTTCAGGGGGCTCACCATGAACCTCAACATTAAGGACTCCTATGTCTCCTCAGATGTCTTCTTGGCAGGTTATCAGGCCTTAAGCCAAACTATCATGGGATCATTTCAGGCAGCTTCAGGGAAGGGATTTGGGGGGAAGCCTCTCCACCCAGGGCTCCTCAGAGCAGGTACCTGCCACAGCGTGGGGGTCAGAGCAGAACTCCTGCAGGCTGCAGGGGTCCGAGGCCATTGTCTGCTTGAGGCGCTTCAGCACCGAGGCCCCGGCGGCCAGACGGAAGAGGCCCTGAGGTGCGAGAGGGGGCAGGTGGGGATCACAGAGGGGTGGGCGGGGCAGGACACCCCGGTTGGGAGGCCCTGGCCCACTCATGGCCTGGAGTAGGCCTCGGGGGCCCACTGGGCTGGTGGGCAGAGTGAACACCACCGTATTCGTGGTTCCTCTCGACTCTTAAGGTCTAAGATTCTGAGCAAAAGGGgaagtctaggggcttccctggtggcgcagtggttgggagtccgcctgccgatgcaggggacgtgggttcgtgccccggtccggaaagatcccacatgctgcggagcggctgggcccgtgagccatggccgctgagcctgcgcatccggagcctgtgctccgcaatgggagaggccgcagcagtgagaggcccgcgtaccgcaaaaaaaaaccaaaacaaaaccggGAAGTCTGGGAGGAGCTCAGAAAAGTCGTGGGGAGACAGGAGTCTGGTTAGAAGTGAAAGGGAGATAGGAGGCCCAGCAGGACTGTCCTGAAGCCTAGGTCTGTCTTTGGGTGGGGTCCACCTCCTAAGGGTCTGTCCTTAGGAAAGCAGCCGATACACCAGCACGACCGAGGTGCAAAGGATGGATGAGGGCAGCGTGTGGCTGTGACTCGTGGAGTCTCCGGCTTCACCGCCACTTTCTCACCTGCTGGGCACGTCTACCCATTGGCCTCTGCCTCCCCCTTGCAAAATGGAGCCAATGAGGGCTCCCTCCAAGGGTTATTGGGATAATCCAATGGAACAAGGGGCGCAAAGGGCTGATGGCACAGTGCCCAGCCCATGTGAGCATCATTAAGTGGGAGGTGGAATCAGTTCAGCAGGAGGCCACGCCTTCTCCCGGCACCTGTACGCTAATGGTGAGATTACAGGTGCCAGCAACAGCCAGCGTGTGGGAGGTGTGGGACCGAGTGAGGGCCCTGGTGTTCCTTCCCCACCCACTCCAGTGAGCCCCACCTCTTCCTTCATGCTCTCAGAAAGCAGCATCATGACGCAGGCTTCGATGGGCAGGGCGATGTCCCGGCCCAGCTCTCGCAGGTGGGTTCCCAGAGGCATCCCATACACCCTGGAGAAGGGGGCGGCCATCATCGAGGGGGAGGGGTCTGCAGGGACGAGACAGATCAGCGGCCCAGGGTCCTCCCACCTCTGAGCATCGAGGTCAGGGCAGACAGGGGCATCCCCAGACGTTCTCAAGGGGCTACCACCTCCCTCCTGACCACCCATGCCACACATCCTGAAATTATCCAACACATCTCTTGAATCCGCCCAcctccactgcccccaccccagtccgGGACACAGtcacctccctcctgcctcctaaCAGGGTTCCAGTCCTGCCCCTTCATTCCATCCTCCACGCAGCCGGAGCAATCTCTTCATCGCAAATCTAATTGAGCGCCCCCCTGCTCAGAACTCATCCCTGGCTCCCTGCTGCCTTTCGTGATGGAGTGCAAGCTTCTTAACGTGCCCCAAGTagggtgggggtcaggggtgggggTCGGGGCCTGCCCGTGTCCCCACCTGTTTGGCTGTGGTTCTCCCTCAGCTCAGCCAGGGCCGTGTCCAGCGAGCTCAGAGACTTGCGATGGTAATCGGCCTGAATCTCCATGAGCTATGGGGACAAGGGGGCACCCCCGGGGGGAAGTGAGGGAAGCTGAGCCTCCCCCAGGGGCCACAGACGCagacacccctccctcccaccatcttGCAGGGGGTCTCAGTGGCCCCTGAGCTCCGGGTGGCAGGAGCCTGGTCTTGGACTCACGTGGATAAAGTAGTTGGCATAGGTGTCCTCCTTGGTGGCAAAGTGGTACAGATCGGCCAAGTACTCGTCCTTGGGGACAGAGAGGGGAGGGCTTATACCAGCGAGGCTGGGGCCCAGCGGGGAAGCTTGGAGGGGATAGCAACTTGCCCAAGCTGTACGGGGAGGGTCACAACCAGCTCTCCTCTCACTGCTTACGGTTTGCTCCTGGGGCCAGCCCGCAGGGACCCCTTTGAACTCTTGGGGGGCTTTTACAGCTTCTAGTCCTCTTCTCTGTGTCCCTATATCCTCAGCACAGTGCCTTGTGTTACTCACCCCTCATTTGTTCACCCACCCttcgttcactcattcactcacttagCAAACGCACTGAGACTCCGGTGAACAGGCGGCTCTCCCTCCCAGGTGTTATGCGTATGGTATAGACAGAAGTGGCTACAAGGTGATGGTTAAGTACACAGACCTTGGAGCCtgacagcctgggttcaaatcccggctctgCTGCTTCCTAGCTATGTGGCCTGGGGCAAGTCacgtcacctctctgagcctcagttttgccaTCTGAGAAATGGGGACAGCAACCACCCGTGCCACCACCACACACGCAGGAAGTCCAAGTGCCCCTCACCTTGCACTGCTCCACCTTCCTCttcagctcctcctcctcctccttcagcaTCTCCGCCTTGTTGGCTGTGGTGGTGTAACTGCCCGGGCCGCCACCCAGGCCCTGGCCACTGCCTGAGTTCTTAGCTGCCTGACTGAGCCTGGGGATGATCCCAAGGTGGGGTGGTTACGTCCCCATCGCATGTCCAGAGCCAAGGGCCCCTCCATAGGCCTGACCACATAGGATTCCGGAATTTATAGATGCAAATCCCAGAGCTGAACTGGCCTTGGGTCTCTGCCCACCCTGGGCAGAGTGCTCTGGCGCACCCCCTGGTGGTGGGCTTGGTGATCATGGCCACGCACCTCCAGAGTGGAGGGTGGGGCCCCTCCCGCCATCCAGAGATCTTGGAGGATTGTTTCCCGCTATCCCGGGCTTTTGGGTACCCCAGCTGACACAAGCACATGCACATACGCGCACAGAGGCACCCTCACATGCACTGTCCCCATATGTCTTCCTAAGGACCAGGCGTGCGCACAAGGACACACACTGGACTCGGTGGGCCCTGCAGCGTCCTCCTGGTGGGGGAAGGGCCTCGAAGCTCTGTGGCCACATCCGTAGGCTGAAGTAGGCGTGAACCTCACCTAGAGGCTGTGGCTCCCACCTGCTCTTGAGTGTGTTCCAGTCAGACACCAGCTTCTGCAGGCTCTTCTTGTGCTTGAGGATGGCTGGCAGCTCCTCCTGGGGGCGGGCACAGGAAGGGTTCAGCGGGCTGCGGAGGTGGGAGCTGGAGGCTGGGgaagctgggggcagagggagggggcagggtcaCCTCACTCAGCCTGTTGAGCGGCTGCAGGACGTCCCGCTCCAGGGTCATCTCAAACTCAGCCAGGATGCGAGCAAGCTGGTTCTGAATGGCACAGCTCATCTCCAAGGCCTTCCTGTGGACACAGCACCCAGTGGGCCCGGGCCCCCACAGCCCCTCACCCCCCTCTGGAGAGACTGGGCAGgggggcctcctccctccccatcacccCCTGTCTCTTCTATCTCTCCTTCGTCTTCATTGAGCCCAACGCCCTTGCAGGCCTGGCCACCCTCACTGACCTGGACACTGTTCCCAGCCCAGACACTCTTCCCAGCCTGGTCATCCTTCCACCGTCGATGCCCTCCCTGACTGGGACACTCTCCTGACCCAGATCCCTCCTTGGCATCTCCAGGTGAGGGCCAAGGTCCCTGTCCGTGCTCACCCCATGCTGGAATCGGGGTCCAGCTCCTTGAAGCTCTCGGCCATCGTGGTGGACAGAGCCATGAGGGGAAGCTTCTTCTGCAGGGAAGGGCAGGGCCGGCTGTGAGCGTGAGCGCGTGTGCTCGCCCACTGGGTTGCTTCCACGCCCCTGCCTGAGCACATGGCGAGTCTCCTAGGGGCAGAATCCCCACCAAGGCCCTGGGCGTGGACAGGGGAGGCGGGAACCCAGGAGGGCCACGGACACAGGTGACAGTAGAAGCAGGAAGATGACAAGGCACGGTGGAGGTGACAGCTCCCCGTAACCATGTACAAAGCCTCCACCCATCTGAggcccccctgccccctcccagaagGCACATGATTGGGCAGGAAGGAGTAATGGACCAAGTCCCATCACTGAatggaaaactaaaaacagagggCATGGAGTTTGCCCCAGTTCACAGTTAGAGGGAGGGCGGAGGAGCCAGGAACACAACCTCAGAGTGGGCCCTCTCCCCTGCCGTAGGGCATCTGTGGCTGACCTAGCCCCTGCGGAGCTCAAAACCCTCCACGGTTCCCTATTGCTCTGGCCACACGGAACTGTTGCCCAGTTACAAGTTTGCCCCCCCCCACATTCCTACCTAGCGTTGTAGAGAGCACCAGCTTAGGTCAGGGAGACCAGAATTCGAATCTCAGttttgccacttaccagctgtgtgaccttgagtgggtcactttacctctctgtctctgtttcctcctcggTACACAGTGCTAATAAGGGCCGCCTCCTCCTAAGGTTGTTTTCACATTAAGTGAGGCAACGCATGGAGATATCCTAGTAACAGACTAGCAGTAATCAGTCCATAAATACTGGCTACTGGTTAACACCAGTGAGTAACGCTCAAAATccagctcaaatgccacttctTTCAGGAAGCCCTCACAGACTGCCCAGTTGTGAGAACCTGCTCTGGGTGCTGATTGGACAGAGAGGTTCAGGTGCTGTCAGAAGCCTGGCTGTGGCTCAGAAGATTGGTGCAGGCGGGCGGCGTCAAGAAGGGGATAGGGAAGAAATAGGACCTCATGAGTGGGGTGCCGGAGGAGCCTTGGGACAGAGCAGTCTCCACCCCCTTGGTGTCAGAGACTCAGACTAGTGGGGAGACCCCAGCCCCGACCCCGCTGCCCCACTGGACAGAGGTGTCCTGcccaggcccctcctccctgggacCCCCACTCACCACCCGCTTGTCCATGTCCGCCCCGCTCTGGCCCTGCAGACAGGCCTGCAGCCGTTTGTGGACATTGTGGGCTGCTCGCTTGGCCGGCTCCAGTCGCTGCTCCACCTGGGAGGGGGTCCAGGGGTTATGGATCGTGGGGGGCTGTTGTCCCCCATGCCCCACTGTCCTGTTCTCCCCCAGAGCAGGAACtacctttctcttccctcctcctgggGACCCCATTGCCAACAGCATTGGAATGACTCAACTCAGGCCCCCGACTGGCATCCCTGCCTGGCCCTCTGCTGACAGCCTGCATGGGCCTGCCCTGCCACCCGCTGCCGGCCCAGGCACATACCTGCTGCAGGTCCTCCCCCAGGAACTCGGCAGTCTCCGGGGTGCTGCAGGGGGAGACAGCTTCTGCTGAGCTGGCCCAGGTTAGGAAACCCCCgcctcctcctgcccccccaCTGCAAACAGGGCACCTGAACCTCAGATGCTTCCAGCGCCCCTCCCAGTCAGGCTGCCCTGGGTGGCCCGCCTGCCTCATCCCCGTCGGAACACATTCCATGGGGGCGGGAATAGGATACCGGGCTTTTTCCTCCTCCACCCAGGGCTGTGTCCCCAGAGAGGGCGGACGAAACCGAAGCGGGGACTGGGGGCGCCTCTCTCTGCTGACCTGGGGAGAGGAGGCCCGGGCTGCCCCAAGAACAGGAAGTGTGCGAGCTCAGACTCCTGGGCTGTTGGTTACAAAGGGCTCTGGACTGTGGTGGTGGGCAGGTCCTGGGCCCCTGCCCGGGGACACGTGGGGACACTAAGGCTCCGAGCAAGTCGGCCTGACTGTCCACGCTCATATAGGCATCTGTGCCAGTGTGTGCCTACAGCAGGCCTGTGGGCACCCAGTCCGCTCCCCTGAGCCCAGGGAATGAGAAACCCCCAGCgcagggggaagaggagagaagacaggCCCTGGGAGCTCCCCAAATTTCCGCCCTCCACACCACCAGCTCAGGGACTGTGGTGGGAATGTGGGGATGTTTCCACCTGAGGCTGAGAAAAGCAGAAGCAAGACAGAGAAGCAAGGACGCCTCTGGGCTGGAGGACGGCAGGAAGAGgcgcagggcagggcaggggcggcCCCTCCTCCCATCGCTGCCAGGACCCTATCTCTGCTGCTCCCCCAAGGTCTGGGGCCCTGACCATCCCTCCCCCGCAGGCAACCAGAGATGGTTAACAGTCCCCCCTTGTACAGAGGGGACAAGTGAGGCCAGGGAGGACCGTCCACTCAGGGGCTCGTGGAGACAGAGAAGACCCAGCATCCTTGATCCTCCACCCACCCTCCAGTCAGGGGTAGGGGTGCCCCTTCCCCCAAAAGTCAGCGCCTGCCCCTCCTGCTCTGGCTAGGAGAAGGGATGGCATTCAGAGGGGAGGAAAAGAGATGGCCAGTCAGAAGGTGGCTGTCCAGCTGTCCTCagtctcccccccccccccccggcctccCACCTCCT is part of the Phocoena sinus isolate mPhoSin1 chromosome 10, mPhoSin1.pri, whole genome shotgun sequence genome and encodes:
- the LOC116760102 gene encoding SH3 domain-binding protein 1 isoform X5; its protein translation is MMKRQLHRMRQLAHTGSLGRTPETAEFLGEDLQQVEQRLEPAKRAAHNVHKRLQACLQGQSGADMDKRVKKLPLMALSTTMAESFKELDPDSSMGKALEMSCAIQNQLARILAEFEMTLERDVLQPLNRLSEEELPAILKHKKSLQKLVSDWNTLKSRLSQAAKNSGSGQGLGGGPGSYTTTANKAEMLKEEEEELKRKVEQCKDEYLADLYHFATKEDTYANYFIHLMEIQADYHRKSLSSLDTALAELRENHSQTDPSPSMMAAPFSRVYGMPLGTHLRELGRDIALPIEACVMMLLSESMKEEGLFRLAAGASVLKRLKQTMASDPCSLQEFCSDPHAVAGALKSYLRELPEPLMTFDLYDDWMRAASLKEPGARLEALQEVCSRLPRENLSNLRYLMKFLALLAEAQEVNKMTPSNIAIVLGPNLLWPPEKEGDLAQLDAASVSSIQVVGMVEALIQNADTLFPGDINFNVSGLFSAPAPQDKVSDRPASEELPSIATPTPAPVPALAPAPAPASVALKERAESEAPRRPASPKVSRSSLEAATPTEDMARRSELAGPRGAAGRKERLPCSYRTFIFLLPTYFFVRLVNKLFWTKLEQLPK
- the LOC116760102 gene encoding SH3 domain-binding protein 1 isoform X7, giving the protein MMKRQLHRMRQLAHTGSLGRTPETAEFLGEDLQQVEQRLEPAKRAAHNVHKRLQACLQGQSGADMDKRVKKLPLMALSTTMAESFKELDPDSSMGKALEMSCAIQNQLARILAEFEMTLERDVLQPLNRLSEEELPAILKHKKSLQKLVSDWNTLKSRLSQAAKNSGSGQGLGGGPGSYTTTANKAEMLKEEEEELKRKVEQCKDEYLADLYHFATKEDTYANYFIHLMEIQADYHRKSLSSLDTALAELRENHSQTDPSPSMMAAPFSRVYGMPLGTHLRELGRDIALPIEACVMMLLSESMKEEGLFRLAAGASVLKRLKQTMASDPCSLQEFCSDPHAVAGALKSYLRELPEPLMTFDLYDDWMRAASLKEPGARLEALQEVCSRLPRENLSNLRYLMKFLALLAEAQEVNKMTPSNIAIVLGPNLLWPPEKEGDLAQLDAASVSSIQVVGMVEALIQNADTLFPGDINFNVSGLFSAPAPQDKVSDRPASEELPSIATPTPAPVPALAPAPAPASVALKERAESEAPRRPASPKVSRSSLEAATPTEDMARRRSQGSRRKEGEASLLLQDFYFSLANIFFCKAGK
- the LOC116760102 gene encoding SH3 domain-binding protein 1 isoform X2, whose product is MMKRQLHRMRQLAHTGSLGRTPETAEFLGEDLQQVEQRLEPAKRAAHNVHKRLQACLQGQSGADMDKRVKKLPLMALSTTMAESFKELDPDSSMGKALEMSCAIQNQLARILAEFEMTLERDVLQPLNRLSEEELPAILKHKKSLQKLVSDWNTLKSRLSQAAKNSGSGQGLGGGPGSYTTTANKAEMLKEEEEELKRKVEQCKDEYLADLYHFATKEDTYANYFIHLMEIQADYHRKSLSSLDTALAELRENHSQTDPSPSMMAAPFSRVYGMPLGTHLRELGRDIALPIEACVMMLLSESMKEEGLFRLAAGASVLKRLKQTMASDPCSLQEFCSDPHAVAGALKSYLRELPEPLMTFDLYDDWMRAASLKEPGARLEALQEVCSRLPRENLSNLRYLMKFLALLAEAQEVNKMTPSNIAIVLGPNLLWPPEKEGDLAQLDAASVSSIQVVGMVEALIQNADTLFPGDINFNVSGLFSAPAPQDKVSDRPASEELPSIATPTPAPVPALAPAPAPASVALKERAESEAPRRPASPKVSRSSLEAATPTEDMARRTKRPAPARPTMPPPQVSSTRGSPPAPPPPPGSGSPATPRALPRRLVGSSLRAPMVPPPLPPTAPQPARRQSRPPPASPSPASPGPVSLVPVSLSAPADVDLGAAAEEGGAPEAAGRAPTPPVIPPQPRPRSLASETD
- the LOC116760102 gene encoding SH3 domain-binding protein 1 isoform X1; amino-acid sequence: MPSVFSFPFSDGTWSITPSCPIMCLLGGGRGASDGWRLCTWLRGAVTSTVPCHLPASTVTCVRGPPGFPPPLSTPRALVGILPLGDSPCAQAGAWKQPSGRAHALTLTAGPALPCRRSFPSWLCPPRWPRASRSWTPIPAWASPASSSHLRSPLNPSCARPQEELPAILKHKKSLQKLVSDWNTLKSRLSQAAKNSGSGQGLGGGPGSYTTTANKAEMLKEEEEELKRKVEQCKDEYLADLYHFATKEDTYANYFIHLMEIQADYHRKSLSSLDTALAELRENHSQTDPSPSMMAAPFSRVYGMPLGTHLRELGRDIALPIEACVMMLLSESMKEEGLFRLAAGASVLKRLKQTMASDPCSLQEFCSDPHAVAGALKSYLRELPEPLMTFDLYDDWMRAASLKEPGARLEALQEVCSRLPRENLSNLRYLMKFLALLAEAQEVNKMTPSNIAIVLGPNLLWPPEKEGDLAQLDAASVSSIQVVGMVEALIQNADTLFPGDINFNVSGLFSAPAPQDKVSDRPASEELPSIATPTPAPVPALAPAPAPASVALKERAESEAPRRPASPKVSRSSLEAATPTEDMARRTKRPAPARPTMPPPQVSSTRGSPPAPPPPPGSGSPATPRALPRRLVGSSLRAPMVPPPLPPTAPQPARRQSRPPPASPSPASPGPVSLVPVSLSAPADVDLGAAAEEGGAPEAAGRAPTPPVIPPQPRPRSLASETD